A DNA window from Hydra vulgaris chromosome 13, alternate assembly HydraT2T_AEP contains the following coding sequences:
- the LOC136089837 gene encoding uncharacterized protein LOC136089837, with product MYKVELPFKSYHPVIIDKCNLCKSRFSALEKKFANDDYLFSSYNSIIKDQLSKGFIEKVSNFKSNIGDIHYLPHRPVIREDKLTSKMRIVFDASSCAFGPTLNECLFSGSSLTNSSFSVLILFRAKRNAFKADIEKAFLNIALSKKHCEFVRFIWCKDLFNLDINNLRNAALCIY from the coding sequence ATGTATAAAGTTGAGTTACCATTTAAGTCATATCACCCAGTAATAATTGATAAGTGTAATTTATGTAAATCTAGATTTTCAGCTTTAgagaaaaaatttgcaaatgatGATTATTTGTTTTCATCTTACAATAGTATAATTAAGGATCAGTTATCCAAGGGTTTcattgaaaaagtttcaaattttaaaagtaatattggTGACATTCATTATTTACCTCACCGTCCGGTAATTCGAGAAGATAAATTAACTTCTAAAATGCGCATTGTTTTTGATGCAAGTTCATGCGCATTTGGTCCTACGTTAAATGAATGTTTATTTTCTGGATCTTCTCTTACAAATTCATCATTTAGTGTACTTATACTTTTTCGTGCAAAGCGAAATGCATTTAAAGCCGATATTGAAAaggcatttttaaacattgcatTATCTAAAAAACATTGTGAGTTTGTAAGATTTATATGGTGTaaagacttatttaatttagatattaaTAATTTACGTAATGCTGCATTATGCATTTATTGA
- the LOC136089838 gene encoding uncharacterized protein LOC136089838 codes for MNAKGKRHAIIQLPKAGNSASFIIKHLNYQRQTVYDAIKRFKELGTSNDRARTGRPVTATTTYIKRRIHQPVQRNPERSMRQMEKTSELKIGKEKSVRNVVTKDLMLRPYKLSRGHFISNNSKIKRLKLARKLLRNFANGRHRNILFTDEKLFTVLKIHNRQNQQVLLPNGTHRPIVLRHYFPKSIMV; via the coding sequence ATGAATGCTAAAGGAAAAAGGCATGCGATCATCCAGTTGCCCAAGGCCGGAAATTCAGCGTCCTTTATTATAAAACATCTGAACTATCAACGTCAAACAGTTTACGATGCAATTAAACGTTTTAAAGAATTAGGCACATCAAATGATCGTGCTAGAACTGGTCGACCTGTCACGGCTACTACAACGTACATCAAAAGAAGAATTCACCAACCTGTTCAGAGAAATCCTGAGAGGTCAATGCGGCAGATGGAAAAAACATCGGAACTGAAAATCGGAAAAGAAAAATCAGTCCGAAATGTTGTAACAAAGGATTTAATGCTTCGGCCATATAAGCTTTCACGAGGACATTTTATTTCGaataactcaaaaataaaacgTTTGAAACTTGCGCGAAAACTGTTAAGAAACTTTGCCAATGGTCGTCACCGCAATATTCTTTTCACAGACGAAAAGTTATTTACTGTGCTAAAAATTCACAACCGACAAAATCAACAAGTTCTTTTGCCAAACGGAACACATCGTCCTATTGTTTTGCGTCACTATTTTCCGAAAAGCATTATGGTTTAG
- the LOC136089836 gene encoding uncharacterized protein LOC136089836: MFVVSCCRTRLLYLDLVPDYTAEACICVLRRFIGRYGAPYQVISDNGSNFTAEETLKFASMQRIRWSFNIPAAPWWGGIYERLIRITKRNLKKTLGTSRLKCEEMLTILAEIEFITNKCPITFTYD; encoded by the coding sequence ATGTTTGTCGTTTCATGTTGTAGAACACGTTTACTTTATTTAGATTTGGTTCCTGATTATACCGCGGAAGCTTGCATCTGTGTCCTTCGTAGATTTATTGGTCGCTATGGCGCACCTTATCAAGTCATCAGTGACAATGGTTCAAATTTTACTGCGGAAGAAACTCTAAAGTTTGCAAGTATGCAACGAATTCGATGGAGTTTTAATATTCCTGCAGCTCCTTGGTGGGGAGGGATATACGAAAGATTGATTCGAATTACTAAAAGAAATCTCAAGAAAACCCTAGGCACATCAAGACTTAAATGCGAAGAAATGCTAACAATACTTGCCGAAATagaatttataacaaataaatgtCCAATCACGTTCACTTACGACTAA